From a single Hypomesus transpacificus isolate Combined female chromosome 14, fHypTra1, whole genome shotgun sequence genomic region:
- the fads2 gene encoding acyl-CoA 6-desaturase isoform X2, producing the protein MGLGKHLKDPDLTNNGKQGGGNVFTWEEIQRHANKNDQWLVIDRKVYNITNWTKRHPGGIRVISHYAGEDATEAFTAFHPDPTFVRKFLKPLLVGELAASEPCHDHDKSENIVQDFRHILLLEVLALLLLWTCETNWTSTLLCCVILATSQSQAGWLQHDFAHLSVFKKSRWNHLLQKFTIGHLKGASACWWNHRHFQHHAKPNVIRKDPDINMLHMFVLGDTQPVEYGIKKLKYLPYNHQHKYFFLVGPPLLIPVFFHIQILKTMFSHRLWEDIAWWITFQIRYFLCYVPFFGFLGSVLLLSVVRFLESHWFVWVTQMSHIPKDIEYDNHQDWLTMQLNSTCNIEQSFFNDWFSGHLNFQVEHHLFPTMPRHNFHRIAPMVRALCKKHGLSYEVKTLGQGFADVVRSLKKSGCLWLDAYLHK; encoded by the exons ATGGGTCTCGGGAAACATTTGAAAGACCCAGACCTCACAAACAATGGCAAGCAAGGAGGTGGTAATGTCTTCACGTGGGAGGAGATACAGAGGCATGCGAACAAGAATGATCAGTGGCTCGTCATTGACAGGAAAGTGTACAACATCACCAACTGGACCAAGAGGCATCCTGGCGGAATAAGAGTCATCAGTCACTATGCTGGGGAGGATGCCACA GAAGCATTCACAGCTTTTCATCCTGATCCAACCTTTGTGAGAAAATTTCTGAAGCCCTTGTTGGTTGGTGAACTGGCAGCATCTGAACCTTGTCATGATCACGACAAGAGT GAAAATATTGTTCAGGACTTCC gGCACATTCTGTTACTGGAAGTCCTGGCTTTGCTGCTTCTGTGGACCTGCGAAACCAACTGGACTTCAACACTGCTTTGCTGTGTCATTCTGGCCACATCCCAG TCCCAAGCCGGATGGTTGCAGCATGATTTtgcccacctgtctgtcttcaaGAAATCCAGATGGAATCATTTACTTCAAAAATTTACTATTGGTCACTTAAAG GGAGCTTCTGCCTGCTGGTGGAACCATCGTCACTTCCAGCATCATGCCAAGCCCAATGTGATCCGTAAGGACCCTGACATCAACATGCTCCACATGTTTGTATTAGGAGACACACAGCCAGTGGAG TATGGAATAAAGAAGCTCAAGTATTTGCCTTACAACCACCAACACAAATACTTCTTTTTGG tTGGCCCCCCTCTGCTTATTCCAGTGTTTTTCCACATTCAGATTCTAAAAACCATGTTTTCGCATCGTCTCTGGGAG GACATAGCCTGGTGGATAACCTTTCAAATTCGCTACTTCCTATGCTATGTTCCCTTCTTTGGTTTTCTTGGTTCAGTCCTTCTATTAAGCGTTGTCAG GTTTCTGGAGAGCCACTGGTTTGTATGGGTGACACAGATGAGCCACATTCCAAAGGACATTGAATATGACAACCACCAAGACTGGCTGACCATGCAG TTGAATTCCACCTGCAATATTGAGCAGTCATTCTTCAATGACTGGTTCAGTGGGCACCTTAACTTTCAGGTTGAACACCA ccttTTCCCCACCATGCCACGTCACAACTTCCATCGGATTGCTCCAATGGTGCGTGCTTTGTGTAAGAAACATGGCCTTTCCTACGAGGTGAAGACATTGGGACAAGGTTTTGCAGATGTTGTGAG ATCACTGAAGAAGTCTGGGTGCCTGTGGCTTGATGCTTATCTACATAAATGA
- the fads2 gene encoding acyl-CoA 6-desaturase isoform X1, translating to MGLGKHLKDPDLTNNGKQGGGNVFTWEEIQRHANKNDQWLVIDRKVYNITNWTKRHPGGIRVISHYAGEDATEAFTAFHPDPTFVRKFLKPLLVGELAASEPCHDHDKSENIVQDFRNLRDHAEKEGLFQAKPLFFCLHLGHILLLEVLALLLLWTCETNWTSTLLCCVILATSQSQAGWLQHDFAHLSVFKKSRWNHLLQKFTIGHLKGASACWWNHRHFQHHAKPNVIRKDPDINMLHMFVLGDTQPVEYGIKKLKYLPYNHQHKYFFLVGPPLLIPVFFHIQILKTMFSHRLWEDIAWWITFQIRYFLCYVPFFGFLGSVLLLSVVRFLESHWFVWVTQMSHIPKDIEYDNHQDWLTMQLNSTCNIEQSFFNDWFSGHLNFQVEHHLFPTMPRHNFHRIAPMVRALCKKHGLSYEVKTLGQGFADVVRSLKKSGCLWLDAYLHK from the exons ATGGGTCTCGGGAAACATTTGAAAGACCCAGACCTCACAAACAATGGCAAGCAAGGAGGTGGTAATGTCTTCACGTGGGAGGAGATACAGAGGCATGCGAACAAGAATGATCAGTGGCTCGTCATTGACAGGAAAGTGTACAACATCACCAACTGGACCAAGAGGCATCCTGGCGGAATAAGAGTCATCAGTCACTATGCTGGGGAGGATGCCACA GAAGCATTCACAGCTTTTCATCCTGATCCAACCTTTGTGAGAAAATTTCTGAAGCCCTTGTTGGTTGGTGAACTGGCAGCATCTGAACCTTGTCATGATCACGACAAGAGT GAAAATATTGTTCAGGACTTCCGTAATTTGCGTGACCATGCAGAAAAAGAAGGGCTGTTTCAAGCCAAGCCTCtttttttctgccttcatctgggGCACATTCTGTTACTGGAAGTCCTGGCTTTGCTGCTTCTGTGGACCTGCGAAACCAACTGGACTTCAACACTGCTTTGCTGTGTCATTCTGGCCACATCCCAG TCCCAAGCCGGATGGTTGCAGCATGATTTtgcccacctgtctgtcttcaaGAAATCCAGATGGAATCATTTACTTCAAAAATTTACTATTGGTCACTTAAAG GGAGCTTCTGCCTGCTGGTGGAACCATCGTCACTTCCAGCATCATGCCAAGCCCAATGTGATCCGTAAGGACCCTGACATCAACATGCTCCACATGTTTGTATTAGGAGACACACAGCCAGTGGAG TATGGAATAAAGAAGCTCAAGTATTTGCCTTACAACCACCAACACAAATACTTCTTTTTGG tTGGCCCCCCTCTGCTTATTCCAGTGTTTTTCCACATTCAGATTCTAAAAACCATGTTTTCGCATCGTCTCTGGGAG GACATAGCCTGGTGGATAACCTTTCAAATTCGCTACTTCCTATGCTATGTTCCCTTCTTTGGTTTTCTTGGTTCAGTCCTTCTATTAAGCGTTGTCAG GTTTCTGGAGAGCCACTGGTTTGTATGGGTGACACAGATGAGCCACATTCCAAAGGACATTGAATATGACAACCACCAAGACTGGCTGACCATGCAG TTGAATTCCACCTGCAATATTGAGCAGTCATTCTTCAATGACTGGTTCAGTGGGCACCTTAACTTTCAGGTTGAACACCA ccttTTCCCCACCATGCCACGTCACAACTTCCATCGGATTGCTCCAATGGTGCGTGCTTTGTGTAAGAAACATGGCCTTTCCTACGAGGTGAAGACATTGGGACAAGGTTTTGCAGATGTTGTGAG ATCACTGAAGAAGTCTGGGTGCCTGTGGCTTGATGCTTATCTACATAAATGA